One Sphaerisporangium krabiense DNA segment encodes these proteins:
- a CDS encoding RNA polymerase sigma factor, with amino-acid sequence MRLKRPGPAGLPGDPEAFEAFYRRHLDEVTRFLARRVDDPHMVADLVAEVFMAVIDSAHTYRPALGSETAWLYGVARNILLAERRRAARELRAGSRIAGRRLLDADDVARLEERIDAESSAREALLAMRELPDGERAVLELVVADQLTLPEAAAALGIRQGTARVRLHRARRSLRRVPGVVPPLLMEGQP; translated from the coding sequence GTGCGCCTGAAACGACCGGGGCCGGCGGGGTTACCCGGTGATCCGGAGGCGTTCGAAGCCTTCTACCGGCGCCACCTCGACGAGGTGACCCGATTCCTGGCCCGCCGCGTCGACGACCCCCACATGGTCGCGGACCTCGTCGCGGAGGTCTTCATGGCCGTGATCGATTCGGCGCACACCTACCGTCCCGCCCTCGGCAGCGAGACCGCCTGGTTGTACGGCGTGGCGCGCAACATCCTGCTGGCCGAGCGGCGCCGTGCCGCGCGGGAACTGCGCGCCGGAAGCCGTATCGCCGGCCGCAGGCTGCTCGACGCCGACGACGTCGCGCGCCTGGAGGAGCGGATCGACGCCGAGAGCTCCGCGCGCGAGGCGCTCCTGGCCATGCGCGAGCTGCCGGACGGCGAGCGCGCGGTGCTGGAGCTCGTCGTGGCCGACCAGCTCACCCTCCCCGAGGCCGCCGCCGCGCTCGGCATCCGGCAGGGCACCGCCCGCGTACGGCTCCACCGGGCCAGGCGCTCGCTGCGGCGGGTCCCCGGCGTCGTGCCGCCCCTCTTGATGGAAGGACAGCCATGA
- a CDS encoding barstar family protein: MPSRPLPHWLTVSTDPVPVVADGRACETRAAFFTEVARVLRLPGHFGHNWDALTDCLRDATAAGKVTLVVEHAESLLAAEPPEQFAVFLDVMATAAPDGLSLTLCTVPPHEPALLDRIATARS, from the coding sequence ATGCCCTCGCGCCCGCTGCCGCACTGGCTGACGGTCTCCACCGACCCCGTCCCCGTGGTCGCCGACGGGCGCGCCTGCGAGACCCGCGCCGCCTTCTTCACGGAGGTGGCGCGGGTCCTCCGCCTTCCCGGCCATTTCGGCCACAACTGGGACGCCCTCACCGACTGCCTGCGCGACGCCACCGCCGCGGGCAAGGTCACCCTCGTCGTCGAGCACGCCGAGAGCCTCCTCGCCGCCGAGCCGCCCGAGCAGTTCGCCGTCTTCCTGGACGTCATGGCCACCGCCGCCCCCGACGGCCTGAGCCTCACCCTCTGCACCGTCCCACCCCACGAGCCCGCCCTTCTCGACCGCATCGCCACCGCCCGCTCCTGA
- a CDS encoding FIST signal transduction protein, translating to MAVLTSRFADGLAVDSDLVVAAERAVRQALSGLSGPPDLVCFFICGEDPEEVTRAGLRAMRMAPGAEVIGCSATGVIGDSQGVEHTSAVSAWAASLDGGRATTFVLETLRMEDRFVIIGLPDRDPDDQVAVLLADPYSFPTDAFVEHSSDVLGDLPLVGGLANGMRGQGSVRLFARGEMYSEGAIGVMLSGPVNVSTVVSQGCRPIGPTMVVTRSEDNLLLELAGQPALARLEDIVSGLDEDDRELVASGLQIGIAMDEYAESHERGDFLIRGILGIDPEREAVAVGDVLDVGQSVRFQVRDAAAADEDLYELLDAHAEERGRIDGALLFSCNGRGSAMFGSPDHDALALHDTLGPIGMAGFFAAGEVGPVAGHNHVHGFSASILVFSSASGRPAGGERAARRV from the coding sequence GTGGCAGTGCTGACGAGCCGGTTCGCGGACGGTCTCGCCGTGGACTCCGACCTGGTGGTGGCGGCGGAACGCGCCGTGCGCCAGGCGCTCTCCGGCCTGTCGGGTCCCCCCGACCTGGTGTGCTTCTTCATCTGCGGGGAGGACCCCGAGGAGGTCACCCGCGCGGGCCTGCGCGCCATGCGCATGGCGCCCGGAGCCGAGGTCATCGGCTGCAGCGCGACCGGCGTCATCGGCGACAGCCAGGGCGTCGAGCACACGTCCGCCGTCAGCGCCTGGGCCGCCAGCCTGGACGGCGGCCGCGCGACCACCTTCGTGCTGGAGACGCTCCGCATGGAGGACCGGTTCGTGATCATCGGCCTCCCCGACCGCGACCCCGACGACCAGGTGGCCGTCCTGCTCGCCGACCCGTACAGCTTCCCCACCGACGCCTTCGTCGAGCACTCCTCCGACGTGCTCGGCGACCTTCCGCTGGTCGGCGGCCTGGCCAACGGCATGCGCGGCCAGGGGTCCGTCCGCCTGTTCGCCCGCGGCGAGATGTACAGCGAAGGGGCGATCGGCGTCATGCTGAGCGGCCCCGTCAACGTGAGCACCGTGGTCAGCCAGGGCTGCCGCCCCATCGGCCCCACCATGGTCGTCACGCGCTCCGAGGACAACCTGCTGCTGGAGCTCGCGGGCCAGCCCGCGCTCGCCCGGCTGGAGGACATCGTCAGCGGCCTCGACGAGGACGACCGCGAGCTGGTGGCCTCCGGCCTGCAGATCGGCATCGCGATGGACGAGTACGCCGAGAGCCACGAGCGGGGCGACTTCCTCATCCGCGGCATCCTCGGCATCGACCCCGAGCGCGAGGCCGTGGCCGTCGGGGACGTCCTCGACGTCGGCCAGAGCGTCCGCTTCCAGGTCCGCGACGCCGCCGCGGCCGACGAGGACCTGTACGAGCTGCTCGACGCGCACGCCGAGGAGCGCGGGCGCATCGACGGCGCGCTGCTGTTCTCGTGCAACGGCAGAGGCTCGGCGATGTTCGGCAGCCCCGACCACGACGCGCTCGCCCTGCACGACACGCTCGGGCCGATCGGCATGGCCGGGTTCTTCGCCGCCGGCGAGGTCGGCCCGGTCGCCGGCCACAACCACGTGCACGGCTTCTCGGCCTCGATCCTGGTGTTCTCCAGCGCCTCCGGCCGCCCCGCCGGCGGCGAACGCGCCGCGCGCAGGGTCTGA
- a CDS encoding sigma 54-interacting transcriptional regulator gives MHESPTPRSETPQARTLRELRESGHTYRTVKAEIRENLLARLRAGEPRFPGIVGFDETVLPHLERALLAGHDLVLLGERGQGKTRLIRTITGLLDTWTPVVEGCEINDHPYAPACVRCRRLAGELGDDLPIAWKHREDRYGEKLATPDTSVGDLIGDVDPIKIAEGRTLGDPETVHYGLVPRTNRGVFSVNELPDLAERIQVSLLNVLEERDVQVRGYNLRLPLDLLLIASANPEDYTNRGRIITPLKDRFGAEIRTHYPLSLEDELALIRQEAELNWKIQDANGADGTGLSAELPDHVVEILARFTRLVRESTAVDSRSGVSARFAIAAAETAAASAVRRAAITGEERPVTRVCDLPGVVPTLRGKVEFEVSEEGREVEVLAHLLRRATAETFRGTLGGMDLSALLDKFSEGAQIESGELTTATDLLQRIGPVNGLAKIMSAVGMGEGDESPGHAAAALEFALEGLYLLRRLSKDEVDGGAVYRT, from the coding sequence GTGCATGAATCGCCCACACCGCGAAGTGAAACCCCACAGGCCCGCACTCTCCGTGAGCTGCGCGAGAGTGGACACACCTATCGCACGGTCAAGGCGGAGATCCGCGAGAACCTGCTCGCCAGACTACGCGCGGGCGAGCCGAGATTCCCGGGCATCGTCGGATTCGACGAGACCGTGCTGCCCCACCTGGAGCGGGCGCTGCTGGCGGGACACGACCTGGTGCTGCTCGGCGAGCGCGGCCAGGGCAAGACGCGCCTGATCCGCACGATCACCGGCCTGCTCGACACGTGGACCCCGGTCGTCGAGGGATGCGAGATCAACGACCATCCGTACGCCCCCGCCTGCGTGCGCTGCCGCCGGCTCGCGGGTGAACTGGGCGACGACCTCCCGATCGCCTGGAAGCACCGCGAGGACCGTTACGGCGAGAAGCTGGCCACGCCCGACACCTCGGTCGGCGACCTGATCGGCGACGTCGACCCCATCAAGATCGCGGAAGGCCGCACGCTCGGGGACCCCGAGACCGTGCACTACGGCCTCGTGCCGCGCACCAACCGCGGCGTGTTCTCGGTCAACGAGCTGCCCGACCTCGCCGAGCGCATCCAGGTCTCCCTGCTCAACGTGCTGGAGGAGCGGGACGTCCAGGTCCGCGGCTACAACCTGCGCCTTCCCCTGGACCTGCTGCTGATCGCCAGCGCCAACCCCGAGGACTACACCAACCGCGGCCGCATCATCACGCCGCTGAAGGACCGCTTCGGCGCCGAGATCCGCACCCACTACCCGCTGTCGCTGGAGGACGAGCTCGCGCTCATCCGCCAGGAGGCGGAGCTCAACTGGAAGATCCAGGACGCGAACGGCGCGGACGGCACGGGGCTGAGCGCGGAGCTGCCCGACCACGTCGTCGAGATCCTCGCCCGGTTCACCCGCCTGGTCCGCGAGTCGACCGCGGTGGACTCGCGCTCGGGCGTCTCGGCCCGTTTCGCCATCGCCGCGGCCGAGACCGCCGCCGCCTCGGCGGTGCGGCGCGCCGCGATCACCGGCGAGGAGCGGCCGGTGACCCGGGTGTGCGACCTTCCCGGGGTCGTGCCCACGCTGCGCGGCAAGGTCGAGTTCGAGGTGAGCGAGGAGGGCCGCGAGGTCGAGGTGCTCGCCCACCTGCTGCGCCGCGCGACCGCCGAGACCTTCCGCGGCACGCTCGGCGGCATGGACCTGTCGGCGCTGCTGGACAAGTTCAGCGAGGGCGCGCAGATCGAGTCCGGCGAGCTGACCACCGCGACCGACCTGCTCCAGCGCATCGGTCCCGTCAACGGCCTGGCGAAGATCATGTCGGCCGTGGGCATGGGCGAGGGCGACGAGTCCCCCGGGCACGCGGCCGCGGCGCTGGAGTTCGCGCTGGAGGGCCTGTACCTCCTGCGGCGCCTGTCCAAGGACGAGGTGGACGGCGGAGCCGTCTATCGCACCTGA
- a CDS encoding cystathionine gamma-synthase, with protein sequence MTDGFETLAIHAGQEADPHTGAVVPPIYAVSTYKQDGVGGLRAGYEYSRSANPTRTALEECLAALEGGTRGLAFASGLAAEDAVLRAVCGPGDHVIIPGDAYGGTYRLFAKVLARWGLLFDPVPLGDLDAVRAAVRPETKVIWVETPTNPLLGVADIEALAAVAHQAGALLVVDNTFASPYLQQPLALGADVVVHSTTKYVGGHSDVVGGALVARDRELGELLAFHQNAMGAVAGPFDAWLTLRGIKTLALRMERHCDNAERVVELLRSHPRVTEVLYPGLPGHPGHEVAAKQMRRFGGMVSFRVAGGEEEAVRLCDRTRIFTLGESLGGVESLIEHPGRMTHASVAGSALEVPADLVRLSVGIETVDDLLADLSQALGS encoded by the coding sequence ATGACAGATGGCTTCGAGACTTTGGCGATCCACGCGGGCCAGGAGGCCGACCCCCACACCGGCGCGGTGGTCCCCCCTATCTACGCCGTTTCCACCTACAAGCAGGACGGCGTCGGCGGTCTCCGGGCCGGGTACGAGTACAGCCGCTCGGCCAACCCCACCAGGACCGCGCTGGAGGAGTGCCTGGCCGCGCTCGAAGGAGGGACGCGGGGCCTGGCGTTCGCCTCCGGCCTGGCGGCCGAGGACGCGGTGCTGCGCGCGGTCTGCGGGCCCGGCGACCACGTGATCATTCCGGGTGACGCCTACGGCGGCACCTACCGCCTGTTCGCCAAGGTGCTCGCGCGCTGGGGGCTGCTGTTCGACCCGGTCCCGCTCGGGGACCTGGACGCGGTGCGCGCGGCGGTGCGCCCGGAGACCAAGGTCATCTGGGTCGAGACCCCGACCAACCCGCTGCTCGGCGTCGCCGACATCGAGGCGCTGGCCGCCGTCGCCCACCAGGCGGGCGCGCTGCTGGTCGTGGACAACACCTTCGCCTCGCCGTACCTGCAGCAGCCTCTGGCGCTCGGCGCGGACGTGGTCGTCCACTCGACCACCAAGTACGTGGGCGGGCACTCCGACGTGGTCGGCGGCGCGCTGGTGGCCCGCGACCGCGAGCTCGGCGAGCTGCTGGCCTTCCACCAGAACGCCATGGGCGCCGTGGCCGGGCCGTTCGACGCGTGGCTGACGCTGCGCGGGATCAAGACGCTGGCCCTGCGCATGGAGCGCCACTGCGACAACGCCGAGCGGGTCGTCGAGCTGCTGCGCTCCCACCCCCGGGTCACCGAGGTCCTGTACCCGGGCCTGCCGGGGCACCCGGGGCACGAGGTGGCCGCCAAGCAGATGCGCCGGTTCGGCGGCATGGTGTCGTTCCGCGTGGCGGGCGGCGAGGAGGAGGCCGTGCGGCTGTGCGACCGCACCAGGATCTTCACGCTCGGCGAGTCGCTCGGCGGCGTCGAGTCGCTGATCGAGCACCCCGGGCGCATGACCCACGCGTCGGTGGCGGGCTCGGCCCTGGAGGTCCCCGCGGACCTGGTGCGCCTGTCGGTGGGCATCGAGACCGTGGACGACCTGCTGGCCGACCTGAGCCAGGCCCTCGGCTCCTAG
- a CDS encoding ribonuclease domain-containing protein → MHTPRNARPYWPVRLLVVLAALISMVALVGVTPAGASVYGSCTIARCDDARYARSVWAGKGFPTSAGWYSWPDGKYNYTGGQFYNREGQLPSGATYNEYDVYSRARGASRDAYRIVVNRSTGATWFSPNHYTDFYRL, encoded by the coding sequence GTGCACACCCCGCGAAACGCCCGCCCGTACTGGCCCGTACGGCTCCTCGTCGTGCTCGCCGCGCTCATCTCCATGGTCGCCCTGGTCGGTGTCACGCCCGCCGGCGCGTCCGTGTACGGCTCCTGCACCATCGCCCGGTGCGACGACGCCCGTTACGCCCGTTCCGTCTGGGCGGGCAAGGGCTTCCCCACCTCGGCCGGCTGGTACTCCTGGCCGGACGGCAAGTACAACTACACCGGCGGGCAGTTCTACAACCGGGAGGGCCAGCTTCCCAGCGGAGCCACCTACAACGAGTACGACGTGTACTCTCGGGCGCGCGGCGCCTCCCGTGACGCGTACCGCATCGTCGTCAACCGCAGCACCGGCGCCACCTGGTTCTCGCCGAACCACTACACCGACTTCTACCGCCTCTAG
- a CDS encoding ROK family protein: MASRESGAVLAIDIGGTKFAAGLVGADGEIIVARRVATPPGGDAETLWTALTGLVDTVVREADEPVTGVGVGCGGPMTWPDGEVSPLNMPGWRGFPLRERLAGRFPGVPVRVHNDAVCVAVAEHWRGAGRGSADMLGMVVSTGVGGGLVLGGRLIDGGTGNAGHIGHVVVDPEGPACECGGRGCLEAIARGPGLAAWALAQGWLPGHTQPHGPAAAVPGGAGVQRPEAPGEDLLRSGVPGEDVLRSGMPGEDVLRSGALDEDVLRSGVPGEDVEGAGVVSSRPEGDRGSEVLYVEAERASGRRLAEDAAAGDPVARAAFARAGRALGIAIASATHLCDLDVVTIGGGLSQAGPLLFDPLERALREHARLAFAARVRVVPAALGQDAGLIGAAALILAEDHYWTAPNLG, translated from the coding sequence GTGGCGTCGCGTGAATCCGGTGCGGTGCTGGCGATCGACATCGGCGGCACCAAGTTCGCCGCGGGCCTGGTCGGCGCGGACGGCGAGATCATCGTGGCCCGCCGCGTCGCGACCCCGCCGGGCGGCGACGCCGAGACGCTGTGGACGGCCCTGACCGGGCTGGTGGACACGGTCGTGCGCGAGGCGGACGAGCCGGTGACCGGTGTGGGCGTCGGCTGCGGCGGGCCGATGACCTGGCCGGACGGCGAGGTGTCCCCCCTCAACATGCCCGGGTGGCGCGGCTTCCCGCTGCGCGAACGGCTCGCCGGGCGCTTTCCGGGGGTGCCGGTGCGCGTCCACAACGACGCGGTGTGCGTGGCGGTCGCGGAACACTGGCGCGGGGCCGGGCGGGGCAGCGCCGACATGCTCGGCATGGTGGTCTCCACCGGCGTCGGCGGCGGCCTGGTCCTGGGCGGCCGCCTGATCGACGGCGGCACGGGCAACGCCGGCCACATCGGCCATGTCGTGGTGGACCCGGAGGGCCCCGCCTGCGAGTGCGGCGGCCGCGGCTGCCTGGAGGCCATCGCCCGCGGCCCCGGCCTCGCCGCCTGGGCCCTCGCCCAGGGCTGGCTCCCCGGCCACACCCAGCCCCACGGCCCGGCCGCCGCTGTCCCGGGCGGCGCCGGTGTCCAACGGCCGGAAGCGCCTGGCGAGGACCTTCTGCGGTCCGGGGTGCCAGGTGAGGACGTTCTGCGCTCCGGAATGCCTGGTGAGGACGTTCTGCGGTCCGGGGCGCTGGATGAGGACGTTCTGCGGTCCGGGGTGCCGGGGGAGGACGTCGAGGGGGCCGGGGTGGTCTCCTCGCGCCCAGAGGGCGACCGGGGATCCGAGGTGCTGTACGTGGAGGCCGAGCGGGCGAGCGGGCGCAGGCTGGCCGAGGACGCGGCGGCGGGGGACCCGGTCGCACGGGCCGCCTTCGCCCGCGCCGGCCGGGCGCTGGGCATCGCCATCGCCTCGGCGACTCACCTGTGCGACCTGGACGTGGTCACCATCGGCGGCGGCCTCTCCCAGGCGGGCCCGCTGCTCTTCGACCCTCTGGAGCGCGCCCTGCGCGAGCACGCGCGCCTGGCCTTCGCCGCCCGCGTCCGCGTCGTCCCCGCCGCCCTCGGCCAGGACGCCGGCCTGATCGGCGCCGCCGCCCTGATCCTGGCCGAAGACCACTACTGGACCGCCCCGAACCTGGGCTGA